The proteins below are encoded in one region of Drosophila santomea strain STO CAGO 1482 chromosome 2R, Prin_Dsan_1.1, whole genome shotgun sequence:
- the LOC120447032 gene encoding histone-lysine N-methyltransferase eggless isoform X1, whose translation MSGASAAMDCAESSGITVVDDQETPAPREKTSGSPVVEGENTVSAEKEGQAAKDVEMEDLTLEDPPQTEAIDAPGSTRKQPPDEGKTPEEPGTGGDELEDPKEENKEDVSIDIASSPVLVAVDSDSSVELIESPVKSPSLDESAKDPPKSDTVDEAAAVEAKEAEELADRSIDLISSPTSESTPENDEGIKKQEQQKNEQDPGDSTKETEASGMEVDQDFEDSTDENKIEETSKEQKPVSSMEIEELPIVDKKDDVLEVELEKGTVPKAAEDDLPSDGDVFYDKDCVNCNCKKLYKQYVLANMATLNFYQVVRKTSKQQFLCMGCHDTAMDVYEEYAGQLLAKQPLLLKDFHQDQADFVALDSSDEEEEEKPPEKSDFSKNKLQFIEEELEDAIKNVLNKVDFKVQLSWSKTILQAKADHLERQFALADVELEKVQSTADKMHCALYNSCPVAHKHLPALDIEPSVSDYVHQVPPAGEIVRPPIQLGETYYAVKNKAIASWVSIKVIEFTESTSINGNTMKSYKIRYLNTPYQMIKTVTAKHIAYFEPPPVRLTIGTRVIAYFDGTTLSRGKDKGVVQSAFYPGIIAEPLKQANRYRYLIFYDDGYTQYVPHRDVRLVCQASEKVWEDVHAASRDFIQKYVEKYSVDRPMVQCTRGQSMNTESNGTWLYARVIDIDCSLVLMQFEGDKNHTEWIYRGSLRLGPVFRETQNTMNSSSSQQMRVPRRTEPFIRYTKEMESSSKVNQQMRAFARKSSASGQNVALAAAASSSASSAGGRTNAAGASTSNSASAVRHLNNSTIYVDDENRPKGHVVYFTAKRNLPPKMYKCHECSPNCLFKIVHRLDSYSPLAKPLLSGWERLVMRQKTKKSVVYKGPCGKSLRNLAEVHRYLRATENVLNVDNFDFTPDLKCLAEYSIDPSIVKDTDISKGQEKMAIPLVNYYDNTLPPPCTYAKQRIPTEGVHLNLDEEFLLCCDCEDDCSDKSKCACWQLTVAGVRYCNPKKPIEEIGYQYKRLHEHVPTGIYECNSRCKCKKNCLNRVVQFSLEMKLQVFKTSNRGWGLRCVNDIPKGAFICIYAGHLLTETMANEGGQDAGDEYFADLDYIEVAEQLKEGYESEVDHSDPDAEEDNGGPDAEDDDDFRPNYHYQRKIKRTSRSNSTQSSELDSQERAVINFNPNADLDETVRENSVRRLFGKDEAPYIMDAKTTGNLGRYFNHSCNPNLFVQNVFVDTHDLRFPWVAFFSAAHIRSGTELTWNYNYEVGVVPGKVLYCQCGAPNCRIRLL comes from the exons ATGTCTGGGGCATCAGCAGCCATGGACTGCGCAGAGAGCAGTGGAATCACAGTGGTGGATGACCAGGAAACACCTGCGCCAAGGGAAAAAACTTCCGGGTCGCCGGTGGTTGAAGGAGAAAACACCGTGTCGGCAGAAAAGGAAGGACAAGCCGCAAAAGATGTGGAGATGGAGGACCTGACACTCGAGGATCCACCACAAACTGAAGCAATCGACGCACCCGGTTCAACCAGGAAGCAACCCCCAGATGAAGGTAAGACCCCTGAAGAACCTGGAACGGGGGGCGACGAATTGGAGGACCCCAAGGAAGAAAACAAGGAAGATGTCAGTATTGACATTGCAAGCAGCCCGGTACTGGTAGCAGTGGACTCGGACAGCAGCGTCGAGCTAATAGAGAGTCCTGTGAAATCCCCCTCCCTCGACGAAAGTGCTAAAGATCCACCAAAATCAGATACTGTGGATGAAGCTGCGGCAGTAGAGGCTAAGGAGGCCGAGGAATTGGCGGATAGGAGCATCGATCTGATCAGCAGTCCCACATCCGAGAGTACGCCCGAGAACGATGAAGGGATTAAAAAGCAGGAGCAACAGAAAAATGAGCAGGATCCAGGCGACTCCACGAAGGAAACAGAAGCTTCTGGCATGGAAGTAGATCAGGACTTTGAGGATTCAACCGACGAAAACAAGATAGAGGAAACATCAAAAGAGCAAAAACCGGTTAGCTCCATGGAAATCGAAGAGCTCCCAATTGTTGATAAAAAGGATGACGTCCTTGAGGTGGAGCTGGAAAAGGGCACTGTTCCTAAAGCTGCAGAGGACGATTTGccatcagatggagatgtgTTCTACGACAAGGATTGTgtcaattgcaattgcaagaAGCTTTATAAACAGTACGTGTTGGCTAACATGGCCACTTTGAACTTTTACCAGGTGGTCCGAAAGACTTCCAAGCAGCAGTTCCTCTGCATGGGATGCCATGACACAGCCATGGACGTGTATGAG GAATATGCGGGTCAACTGCTGGCCAAgcagccgctgctgctgaAGGACTTCCACCAGGATCAAGCCGACTTTGTTGCTCTGGACAGCAGCGatgaggaggaagaggagaaGCCACCAG AAAAATCTGACTTTTCGAAAAACAAGCTGCAGTTCATTGAAGAAGAACTCGAAGATGCCATCAAGAATGTGCTTAACAAGGTGGACTTTAAGGTTCAGCTATCCTGGTCAAAGACGATTCTCCAGGCGAAAGCGGACCACTTGGAGCGACAATTTGCACTGGCAGATGTGGAACTCGAAAAAGTTCAGTCCACCGCTGACAAAATGCACTGTGCCCTGTATAATTCGTGTCCGGTGGCACACAAACATCTGCCCGCCCTGGACATCGAACCCAGTGTTAGTGACTACGTG CATCAGGTTCCACCTGCTGGCGAGATCGTACGTCCTCCAATCCAATTGGGAGAGACATATTACGCAGTGAAGAACAAGGCTATTGCCAGCTGGGTGTCCATAAAGGTAATCGAGTTTACCGAGAGCACCTCCATCAACGGAAACACTATGAAGAGCTACAAGATTAGGTATCTCAACACGCCGTACCAGATGATCAAGACGGTGACTGCCAAGCACATTGCCTACTTTGAACCACCGCCAGTGCGACTAACTATTG GAACTCGAGTGATTGCGTACTTCGATGGCACCACTTTATCGCGGGGCAAGGATAAGGGCGTGGTGCAGAGCGCTTTTTATCCAGGCATCATCGCTGAGCCGTTAAAGCAGGCTAATCGTTACCGCTACCTGATATTCTACGACGATGGCTACACCCAGTACGTTCCGCACCGGGATGTCCGGCTAGTTTGCCAGGCTTCCGAGAAAGTGTGGGAGGACGTGCACGCCGCGTCGCGCGATTTCATACAGAAGTACGTGGAGAAGTACTCCGTGGATCGTCCCATGGTGCAATGCACCCGGGGCCAAAGCATGAACACTGAATCCAACGGCACCTGGCTGTACGCGCGCGTCATTGACATCGACTGCAGCCTGGTGTTGATGCAGTTTGAGGGAGACAAAAACCACACGGAGTGGATATACAGGGGTTCATTGCGCTTGGGTCCTGTCTTCAGGGAAACCCAGAACACCATGAATAGTTCAAGCTCACAGCAGATGCGTGTTCCAAGA CGCACGGAGCCCTTCATCCGGTACACCAAGGAGATGGAGTCCAGCAGCAAAGTTAACCAGCAAATGCGGGCCTTTGCCCGCAAGAGCAGCGCCTCCGGGCAGAATGTCGCATTAGCGGCAGCTGCATCTTCATCAGCCAGCTCTGCCGGAGGACGCACCAATGCAGCCGGTGCCAGCACAAGTAATAGCGCTAGTGCAGTGCGGCACCTGAACAACTCGACAATCTACGTGGACGACGAAAACAGGCCCAAGGGCCATGTAGTTTACTTTACAGCCAAGCGGAATTTGCCTCCCAAAATGTACAAATGCCATGAGTGCAGCCCGAACTGCCTGTTTAAGATCGTTCACCGTCTGGACAGCTACAGTCCGTTGGCCAAGCCACTGCTCTCTGGCTGGGAACGTCTAGTCATGCGTCAGAAGACCAAAAAGTCCGTGGTATACAAGGGACCTTGTGGCAAAAGTTTGCGCAACCTGGCCGAAGTTCACAGGTATCTTCGAGCTACCGAGAATGTATTAAACGTAGACAACTTTGACTTTACGCCCGATTTGAAGTGCTTGGCGGAGTACTCTATTGATCCCTCGATCGTAAAGGACACGGACATATCAAAAGGGCAGGAGAAGATGGCGATTCCGCTGGTAAACTACTACGACAACACACTGCCGCCTCCATGCACCTACGCCAAGCAGCGCATCCCCACCGAGGGTGTGCATCTTAACCTAGACGAAGAGTTCCTCTTGTGCTGCGACTGCGAGGACGACTGCTCG GACAAGTCCAAGTGTGCCTGTTGGCAGCTAACGGTGGCGGGCGTGCGGTACTGCAACCCAAAGAAGCCCATCGAGGAGATCGGCTACCAGTACAAGCGGCTCCACGAGCACGTGCCCACTGGCATCTACGAGTGCAACTCGCGCTGTAAGTGCAAGAAGAATTGCCTGAACCGGGTGGTGCAGTTCTCTTTAGAGATGAAGCTGCAGGTGTTCAAGACCTCTAATCGGGGATGGGGTCTGCGCTGCGTTAACGACATCCCTAAGGGCGCCTTCATCTGTATATACGCGGGCCATCTGCTCACGGAGACGATGGCCAACGAAGGCGGACAGGACGCCGGCGACGAGTATTTCGCGGACTTGGATTACATAGAGGTCGCTGAACAGTTGAAAGAGGGATACGAGTCGGAGGTGGACCACTCGGATCCGGACGCAGAGGAGGACAACGGGGGACCCGATGCCGAGGACGATGATGACTTCCGGCCAAACTATCACTATCAGCGCAAGATCAAGCGCACTTCCAGAAGCAACTCCACGCAGAGCAGCGAGTTGGACTCTCAGGAGCGTGCGGTGATCAACTTTAACCCAAATGCCGATCTGGACGAGACGGTGCGCGAGAACTCGGTGCGGAGGCTGTTCGGCAAGGACGAGGCGCCCTACATCATGGACGCCAAGACAACGGGCAACCTTGGTCGATACTTCAAC CACTCGTGCAACCCCAATCTCTTCGTGCAGAACGTGTTCGTGGACACCCACGACCTGCGTTTCCCCTGGGTTGCCTTCTTCTCGGCCGCACACATCCGCTCCGGCACCGAGCTGACCTGGAACTACAACTACGAGGTGGGAGTAGTGCCCGGCAAGGTGCTGTACTGCCAGTGCGGGGCCCCCAATTGCCGCATCCGTTTGCTCTAA
- the LOC120447032 gene encoding histone-lysine N-methyltransferase eggless isoform X2 produces MSGASAAMDCAESSGITVVDDQETPAPREKTSGSPVVEGENTVSAEKEGQAAKDVEMEDLTLEDPPQTEAIDAPGSTRKQPPDEGKTPEEPGTGGDELEDPKEENKEDVSIDIASSPVLVAVDSDSSVELIESPVKSPSLDESAKDPPKSDTVDEAAAVEAKEAEELADRSIDLISSPTSESTPENDEGIKKQEQQKNEQDPGDSTKETEASGMEVDQDFEDSTDENKIEETSKEQKPVSSMEIEELPIVDKKDDVLEVELEKGTVPKAAEDDLPSDGDVFYDKDCVNCNCKKLYKQYVLANMATLNFYQVVRKTSKQQFLCMGCHDTAMDVYEEYAGQLLAKQPLLLKDFHQDQADFVALDSSDEEEEEKPPEKSDFSKNKLQFIEEELEDAIKNVLNKVDFKVQLSWSKTILQAKADHLERQFALADVELEKVQSTADKMHCALYNSCPVAHKHLPALDIEPSVSDYVVPPAGEIVRPPIQLGETYYAVKNKAIASWVSIKVIEFTESTSINGNTMKSYKIRYLNTPYQMIKTVTAKHIAYFEPPPVRLTIGTRVIAYFDGTTLSRGKDKGVVQSAFYPGIIAEPLKQANRYRYLIFYDDGYTQYVPHRDVRLVCQASEKVWEDVHAASRDFIQKYVEKYSVDRPMVQCTRGQSMNTESNGTWLYARVIDIDCSLVLMQFEGDKNHTEWIYRGSLRLGPVFRETQNTMNSSSSQQMRVPRRTEPFIRYTKEMESSSKVNQQMRAFARKSSASGQNVALAAAASSSASSAGGRTNAAGASTSNSASAVRHLNNSTIYVDDENRPKGHVVYFTAKRNLPPKMYKCHECSPNCLFKIVHRLDSYSPLAKPLLSGWERLVMRQKTKKSVVYKGPCGKSLRNLAEVHRYLRATENVLNVDNFDFTPDLKCLAEYSIDPSIVKDTDISKGQEKMAIPLVNYYDNTLPPPCTYAKQRIPTEGVHLNLDEEFLLCCDCEDDCSDKSKCACWQLTVAGVRYCNPKKPIEEIGYQYKRLHEHVPTGIYECNSRCKCKKNCLNRVVQFSLEMKLQVFKTSNRGWGLRCVNDIPKGAFICIYAGHLLTETMANEGGQDAGDEYFADLDYIEVAEQLKEGYESEVDHSDPDAEEDNGGPDAEDDDDFRPNYHYQRKIKRTSRSNSTQSSELDSQERAVINFNPNADLDETVRENSVRRLFGKDEAPYIMDAKTTGNLGRYFNHSCNPNLFVQNVFVDTHDLRFPWVAFFSAAHIRSGTELTWNYNYEVGVVPGKVLYCQCGAPNCRIRLL; encoded by the exons ATGTCTGGGGCATCAGCAGCCATGGACTGCGCAGAGAGCAGTGGAATCACAGTGGTGGATGACCAGGAAACACCTGCGCCAAGGGAAAAAACTTCCGGGTCGCCGGTGGTTGAAGGAGAAAACACCGTGTCGGCAGAAAAGGAAGGACAAGCCGCAAAAGATGTGGAGATGGAGGACCTGACACTCGAGGATCCACCACAAACTGAAGCAATCGACGCACCCGGTTCAACCAGGAAGCAACCCCCAGATGAAGGTAAGACCCCTGAAGAACCTGGAACGGGGGGCGACGAATTGGAGGACCCCAAGGAAGAAAACAAGGAAGATGTCAGTATTGACATTGCAAGCAGCCCGGTACTGGTAGCAGTGGACTCGGACAGCAGCGTCGAGCTAATAGAGAGTCCTGTGAAATCCCCCTCCCTCGACGAAAGTGCTAAAGATCCACCAAAATCAGATACTGTGGATGAAGCTGCGGCAGTAGAGGCTAAGGAGGCCGAGGAATTGGCGGATAGGAGCATCGATCTGATCAGCAGTCCCACATCCGAGAGTACGCCCGAGAACGATGAAGGGATTAAAAAGCAGGAGCAACAGAAAAATGAGCAGGATCCAGGCGACTCCACGAAGGAAACAGAAGCTTCTGGCATGGAAGTAGATCAGGACTTTGAGGATTCAACCGACGAAAACAAGATAGAGGAAACATCAAAAGAGCAAAAACCGGTTAGCTCCATGGAAATCGAAGAGCTCCCAATTGTTGATAAAAAGGATGACGTCCTTGAGGTGGAGCTGGAAAAGGGCACTGTTCCTAAAGCTGCAGAGGACGATTTGccatcagatggagatgtgTTCTACGACAAGGATTGTgtcaattgcaattgcaagaAGCTTTATAAACAGTACGTGTTGGCTAACATGGCCACTTTGAACTTTTACCAGGTGGTCCGAAAGACTTCCAAGCAGCAGTTCCTCTGCATGGGATGCCATGACACAGCCATGGACGTGTATGAG GAATATGCGGGTCAACTGCTGGCCAAgcagccgctgctgctgaAGGACTTCCACCAGGATCAAGCCGACTTTGTTGCTCTGGACAGCAGCGatgaggaggaagaggagaaGCCACCAG AAAAATCTGACTTTTCGAAAAACAAGCTGCAGTTCATTGAAGAAGAACTCGAAGATGCCATCAAGAATGTGCTTAACAAGGTGGACTTTAAGGTTCAGCTATCCTGGTCAAAGACGATTCTCCAGGCGAAAGCGGACCACTTGGAGCGACAATTTGCACTGGCAGATGTGGAACTCGAAAAAGTTCAGTCCACCGCTGACAAAATGCACTGTGCCCTGTATAATTCGTGTCCGGTGGCACACAAACATCTGCCCGCCCTGGACATCGAACCCAGTGTTAGTGACTACGTG GTTCCACCTGCTGGCGAGATCGTACGTCCTCCAATCCAATTGGGAGAGACATATTACGCAGTGAAGAACAAGGCTATTGCCAGCTGGGTGTCCATAAAGGTAATCGAGTTTACCGAGAGCACCTCCATCAACGGAAACACTATGAAGAGCTACAAGATTAGGTATCTCAACACGCCGTACCAGATGATCAAGACGGTGACTGCCAAGCACATTGCCTACTTTGAACCACCGCCAGTGCGACTAACTATTG GAACTCGAGTGATTGCGTACTTCGATGGCACCACTTTATCGCGGGGCAAGGATAAGGGCGTGGTGCAGAGCGCTTTTTATCCAGGCATCATCGCTGAGCCGTTAAAGCAGGCTAATCGTTACCGCTACCTGATATTCTACGACGATGGCTACACCCAGTACGTTCCGCACCGGGATGTCCGGCTAGTTTGCCAGGCTTCCGAGAAAGTGTGGGAGGACGTGCACGCCGCGTCGCGCGATTTCATACAGAAGTACGTGGAGAAGTACTCCGTGGATCGTCCCATGGTGCAATGCACCCGGGGCCAAAGCATGAACACTGAATCCAACGGCACCTGGCTGTACGCGCGCGTCATTGACATCGACTGCAGCCTGGTGTTGATGCAGTTTGAGGGAGACAAAAACCACACGGAGTGGATATACAGGGGTTCATTGCGCTTGGGTCCTGTCTTCAGGGAAACCCAGAACACCATGAATAGTTCAAGCTCACAGCAGATGCGTGTTCCAAGA CGCACGGAGCCCTTCATCCGGTACACCAAGGAGATGGAGTCCAGCAGCAAAGTTAACCAGCAAATGCGGGCCTTTGCCCGCAAGAGCAGCGCCTCCGGGCAGAATGTCGCATTAGCGGCAGCTGCATCTTCATCAGCCAGCTCTGCCGGAGGACGCACCAATGCAGCCGGTGCCAGCACAAGTAATAGCGCTAGTGCAGTGCGGCACCTGAACAACTCGACAATCTACGTGGACGACGAAAACAGGCCCAAGGGCCATGTAGTTTACTTTACAGCCAAGCGGAATTTGCCTCCCAAAATGTACAAATGCCATGAGTGCAGCCCGAACTGCCTGTTTAAGATCGTTCACCGTCTGGACAGCTACAGTCCGTTGGCCAAGCCACTGCTCTCTGGCTGGGAACGTCTAGTCATGCGTCAGAAGACCAAAAAGTCCGTGGTATACAAGGGACCTTGTGGCAAAAGTTTGCGCAACCTGGCCGAAGTTCACAGGTATCTTCGAGCTACCGAGAATGTATTAAACGTAGACAACTTTGACTTTACGCCCGATTTGAAGTGCTTGGCGGAGTACTCTATTGATCCCTCGATCGTAAAGGACACGGACATATCAAAAGGGCAGGAGAAGATGGCGATTCCGCTGGTAAACTACTACGACAACACACTGCCGCCTCCATGCACCTACGCCAAGCAGCGCATCCCCACCGAGGGTGTGCATCTTAACCTAGACGAAGAGTTCCTCTTGTGCTGCGACTGCGAGGACGACTGCTCG GACAAGTCCAAGTGTGCCTGTTGGCAGCTAACGGTGGCGGGCGTGCGGTACTGCAACCCAAAGAAGCCCATCGAGGAGATCGGCTACCAGTACAAGCGGCTCCACGAGCACGTGCCCACTGGCATCTACGAGTGCAACTCGCGCTGTAAGTGCAAGAAGAATTGCCTGAACCGGGTGGTGCAGTTCTCTTTAGAGATGAAGCTGCAGGTGTTCAAGACCTCTAATCGGGGATGGGGTCTGCGCTGCGTTAACGACATCCCTAAGGGCGCCTTCATCTGTATATACGCGGGCCATCTGCTCACGGAGACGATGGCCAACGAAGGCGGACAGGACGCCGGCGACGAGTATTTCGCGGACTTGGATTACATAGAGGTCGCTGAACAGTTGAAAGAGGGATACGAGTCGGAGGTGGACCACTCGGATCCGGACGCAGAGGAGGACAACGGGGGACCCGATGCCGAGGACGATGATGACTTCCGGCCAAACTATCACTATCAGCGCAAGATCAAGCGCACTTCCAGAAGCAACTCCACGCAGAGCAGCGAGTTGGACTCTCAGGAGCGTGCGGTGATCAACTTTAACCCAAATGCCGATCTGGACGAGACGGTGCGCGAGAACTCGGTGCGGAGGCTGTTCGGCAAGGACGAGGCGCCCTACATCATGGACGCCAAGACAACGGGCAACCTTGGTCGATACTTCAAC CACTCGTGCAACCCCAATCTCTTCGTGCAGAACGTGTTCGTGGACACCCACGACCTGCGTTTCCCCTGGGTTGCCTTCTTCTCGGCCGCACACATCCGCTCCGGCACCGAGCTGACCTGGAACTACAACTACGAGGTGGGAGTAGTGCCCGGCAAGGTGCTGTACTGCCAGTGCGGGGCCCCCAATTGCCGCATCCGTTTGCTCTAA
- the LOC120444766 gene encoding larval cuticle protein 9: MQLAIPAGKMPRESYKSAVFGNRQSKLFRNLSAHTSPFPTMKFLIVLACLLAVAFANEEADVLKSDSEVNVLDFNYAYELSNHIRAVQSGALKEHDNWVVSGEYEYVAPNGKTVKVVYTADETGYHPKVVEA; this comes from the exons atgcaattgGCCATTCCGGCCGGTAAAATGCCAAGGGAGAGCTATAAAAGCGCAGTTTTCGGCAACAGGCAGTCAAAATTGTTTCGCAATCTATCAGCACACACATCCCCTTTTCCAACCATGAAGTTCCTG ATTGTTCTTGCCTGCCTTTTGGCCGTGGCCTTCGCCAACGAGGAGGCTGATGTTCTGAAGAGCGACTCCGAGGTTAACGTGCTGGACTTCAACTACGCCTATGAGCTGTCCAACCACATCCGCGCCGTGCAATCTGGAGCCCTGAAGGAGCACGACAACTGGGTTGTTTCCGGGGAGTACGAGTACGTGGCCCCCAACGGCAAGACCGTCAAGGTGGTCTACACCGCCGACGAGACCGGCTACCACCCAAAGGTCGTCGAGGCCTAA
- the LOC120444764 gene encoding uncharacterized RNA-binding protein C365.04c, producing MASDSGSDYEVEAFIQAKRVRRTVNDDSADLLGNFDDQKRKEIFEGTYVDKEDGRNPSDPEDSNSEDEARSEDEAAAEGSAASGAEEEESVENGLITSDQLTSLLRGASKTNRHVLYVTNLNFETTKDDLELHFSAAGTVKSIRIPKKRRGGFAFVEMADLSSFQNAFRLHNTELQGRSIKVQISEAGKKKSANKKNIIKQKNRKLAEMRNEQKTFTKSGKFYDKDLKKEKAKEMLARKRWRKKPAPRPT from the coding sequence ATGGCCAGCGACTCTGGCAGCGATTATGAGGTGGAGGCTTTCATCCAAGCCAAGCGGGTGCGGCGCACGGTCAACGACGACAGTGCGGATCTGTTGGGAAACTTCGATGACCAAAAGCGGAAGGAGATCTTTGAGGGCACGTATGTCGACAAGGAGGACGGACGGAATCCCAGTGACCCGGAGGATAGTAACAGCGAGGATGAGGCCAGGTCCGAAGACGAGGCAGCCGCGGAGGGCAGTGCTGCCTCCGGTGCTGAGGAAGAGGAATCCGTGGAAAATGGACTAATAACCAGTGACCAGCTGACTTCACTGCTTCGCGGCGCATCCAAAACCAACAGACACGTCCTGTACGTGACGAACCTGAACTTCGAAACCACAAAGGACGACCTGGAGCTGCACTTCAGCGCAGCAGGCACGGTCAAGTCCATCCGCATCCCCAAGAAGCGGCGAGGTGGCTTCGCCTTTGTGGAAATGGCCGACCTGAGCAGTTTCCAGAACGCCTTCCGACTGCACAACACAGAGCTGCAGGGCCGCAGCATCAAGGTGCAGATCTCCGAGGCGGGCAAGAAGAAGTCTGCCAACAAGAAGAACATCATCAAGCAGAAGAACCGGAAGCTGGCCGAGATGCGCAACGAGCAGAAGACCTTCACGAAAAGCGGCAAGTTCTACGACAAGGACCTGAAAAAGGAGAAGGCCAAGGAAATGCTGGCGCGAAAGCGGTGGCGCAAGAAGCCCGCACCCAGACCCACATAA
- the LOC120444762 gene encoding tyrosine--tRNA ligase, mitochondrial, whose amino-acid sequence MLPLRRSLLKPLQDVIRHSHRHLAQKNLLELTDRGFFQGIFPDTAAPRMKQLFTSGQQSIYAGFDPTADSLHVGNLLVIMGLIHCQRAGHRPIALVGGATGLIGDPSGRKTERNQLGETVIETNLKAIEQQLCQVFENHENCLWDSKKHKSPLPPLTIVNNADWYADLQLIDFVANMGRHFRMGSMLSRSSVQSRLESEDGMSFTEFTYQIFQAYDWLHLLRRHNCCFQMGGSDQTGNLMTGHELISRVERKREVFGLTLPLVTTQEGDKFGKSAGNAVWLDGNKTSPFALYQFFLRMPDSEVEKLLKLFTFIPLPQVEQLMREHTKEPEKRKAQTLLAEDVTLLVHGESGLKQAERVTNALYKGNVEGLAELNLPEIQQTFQGATMVNLLTEPGMSILELAMKAKCFPTESDAVRIINAGGFYVNQKRVQNIAEVLTTGVHILRNGISLLRVGKRNFYIVRWQ is encoded by the exons ATGTTGCCTCTGCGCCGGAGTTTGCTGAAACCGCTCCAGGATGTAATCCGACATAGCCATCGCCACCTGGCGCAGAAGAACCTCCTGGAGCTCACAGATCGAGGCTTTTTTCAGGGCATATTTCCTGACACAGCGGC TCCCAGGATGAAACAGCTATTCACCAGCGGCCAACAGAGCATCTACGCAGGATTCGATCCCACCGCCGACAGCCTACACGTGGGCAACCTGTTGGTAATAATGGGCCTGATCCACTGCCAAAGAGCCGGCCACAGACCCATTGCACTCGTAGGAGGAGCTACTGGCCTGATCGGGGACCCCAGTGGACGCAAGACAGAGCGCAACCAACTGGGCGAGACGGTGATCGAGACCAATCTGAAGGCCATCGAGCAACAGCTTTGCCAGGTGTTCGAGAATCACGAGAACTGCCTCTGGGACTCTAAGAAACATAAATCCCCACTGCCTCCCCTAAC AATTGTCAACAATGCCGACTGGTACGCCGACCTGCAGCTCATCGACTTTGTGGCCAACATGGGACGGCACTTTCGCATGGGATCCATGCTCTCCAGATCCTCGGTGCAGTCACGCCTGGAGTCGGAGGACGGGATGAGCTTCACCGAGTTCACCTACCAGATATTCCAGGCCTACGACTGGCTGCACCTCCTGCGCCGCCACAACTGCTGCTTTCAAATGGGAGGCTCCGATCAGACGGGCAATCTAATGACTGGCCACGAGCTCATTAGCCGCGTAGAACGGAAGCGAGAGGTCTTTGGGCTCACCCTGCCACTGGTCACGACGCAGGAGGGTGATAAGTTCGGCAAGTCGGCGGGCAACGCAGTGTGGCTGGACGGTAACAAGACCTCGCCGTTCGCCCTCTACCAGTTCTTCCTGCGCATGCCGGACTCCGAGGTCGAAAAGCTCCTGAAGCTGTTCACCTTCATTCCGCTGCCACAGGTGGAGCAGTTGATGCGGGAGCACACGAAGGAGCCCGAGAAGCGGAAGGCGCAAACTCTGCTGGCTGAGGACGTGACTCTGCTGGTTCATGGAG AAAGTGGACTGAAACAGGCGGAACGGGTGACCAATGCGTTGTACAAAGGCAATGTGGAGGGCTTAGCGGAGCTCAACCTTCCCGAGATCCAGCAGACCTTTCAGGGGGCCACTATGGTGAACCTGCTGACCGAGCCCGGTATGTCCATACTGGAGCTGGCTATGAAGGCGAAGTGCTTTCCCACAGAGA GCGATGCTGTACGTATTATAAACGCAGGCGGATTTTACGTTAACCAAAAGCGGGTGCAGAACATCGCCGAAGTGCTTACTACGGGCGTGCACATCCTGCGCAACGGAATTTCACTGCTGCGCGTGGGCAAACGCAACTTCTATATTGTGCGCTGGCAATAG